The segment ATCGGGCAAACCAGGTTTGGGCCATTGACATTACCTACATTAAGATGGGCAGAAGTCATATGTATCTAACAGCCGTCATCGACTGGTATAGTCGTTACATAGTAGGCTGGGAACTATCAGATACTTTGGACACCGCACCGGTGTTAGCAGCAGTTAAAGAAGCTATCAACAGATACGGCACGCCGGAAATTATCAACAGCGATCAGGGGTCTCAGTTCACAAGCGCTGATTACACAGAATATTTAAAGAGCGTGAACATCAGACAAAGCATGGACGGCAAGGCCCGTTGGATTGATAATGTTATCATAGAGCGATGGTTTAGAAGTCTAAAAACCGAACAAATCTACACACATGAATATCTAACACCTAGAGACCTAAGGATCGGTATTAGAGAATATATCCAAGAATATAATATAGAACGGCCACATCAAACCCATGACTACCTAACTCCTCAAGAAGTCTATCTGGGGATAAGCAAGGCAGCTTAATAATAGCAAGACATATCGTATATCAAAGTCAAGTAGGCTGATGGATAGTGCCGCCATGTGGACAACCCTCCGCTACGCTCCAGGTTGACGCACAAGGCTTGGACAACAAAAACCGTGTTGTCCACACTCTCCACAGCCTCGGCGACTGGTCTAAAGTTTACGACGACGATAAAATCATTTCAAAAGAGGCAACTAATAGCATCGTTATTGCTGCTACTAAATGGGAATATCTGGTTCACTTAGAAAATTAAAATTTCTGTCTTGACAAGGGGGACACTTTATTACGGTCACTTGCGAAATCTTGAAATTTTGGTTATACTTCATCTTGGAGTACCTCCTTTGCGAATTAAGGGTCATCGACCGGTGACACCTAGTATATTAGCAGGAGGTACTTCTTTTTTCAAAGATCATTTTTTTTGATTACAGGAATGCTCCTAGTTTGTATTACAATATCATTGTTATATTCGATATTTGAAAGGCTTCCTAATTATATCATCAACGTACTCCTTATAGTATTCAACAGCTACAGATCCAGAGTAGTGGGAACAATTATTACACTCTTTGGAAACTAATCGGTTCCTATAATCCAAATTGCTTTCAAAAATTATATCGGCAGGTTTATTAATCGAATTTCCAATTACTTTACTCTGAGTTGCACAATATGAAATATCTCCATTCGGCATAAGCGTTATTCCATCAACTTGATAATCACATTTTGCTATTCGTTTTCCATCAAGTAGGTATCTATAAATCGAATAATATTTTTCTGAATTGGTTCTCCTAAATTTATAATAAAACCATTCTGTAGCCAGAGTTTTAAAATGTTCATCTGTTAGCACGGAGAAATGATTAAATCTATCCTCATTAAATAATCTCTTGTGAATTGTAGCTATGTTATATGAGATATCAATCTTATTTTTTTCCGCCCAATAATCCACTTCATTAATCTTTTCAATATTCACTTTTGTAATCGTACATAATACACCAAAATTATCGCAGTATTTCCCGGGTGCATTCGATATTGAAATACATGTGTTCTCAATACTATTAAAAATATTTTTCCTGCCTCTCATTTTATCTTGCATTGTTCCTATTCCATCTACCGATATCGAGACTGTTAATTTAATATTATTCATTTCACATTCTTTTTTTATAATTTCTAACTTGTTTAATATTCTTTCAGTTAAGTATCCATTAGTTATAATAAAGATATTTCTTAGTTTAGGAAGTCTATTAATTATCGTTTTTATATAGTTTTCAATGTCCTTTACAACAAATGGCTCTCCTCCATTTGTACCAATCGATCTTACATTACTAAATAGATTGTTCGATAATATTTTATCAACATCTTCAATATCCATATCTCTTTGTTGAGACATCTTTTGCATTCCGCACATTACACAATCAAAATTACACTTATAAGTTATGGGAAATTGAAGAACTCTTGGTTTATTGGATTGCAATTTTCTAATAACTCTCTTTATTTTTTCTTTAATTATTTTGGTCAAGTACTTTGTGTTGTATTTAATGGATTGACTAGCATATAACAAAAATCTAGCGATGTACGGATAATCATGCAGTAAAGTTCTAGCAATTTTCTTCATATAATTCACCTCATATTATTTATGTTTTCTTCTCTCGTTTAATAAAATTTTTAATAAAGAAGATTATTGTTGTTAAGAAACGTTTATTTAAGAATATTATCCCTAACATTATTAAAACACTTAAATTACTTATCAAATTATCTGATCTAGAAATTATGAAAACCTGAATTTGTAACAAAAGCCAACTAATTATATTCTTTGAACTAAATTCAAAGAACTTTCTGCTTGATTTAAACTTTTTTGTGTCAATTATTCTATATATCACTACTACTAAGTAACTGGCATAAGTGGAAAATCCAGCACCAACAAGCCCGTATTTCGGTATGAGCATAATATTTAATCCAATATTTAAAATCGCACCACTTAATGTGGAAAGCATATTACCAAGGTTTTTTTTCGCAACAATGTAGTTATTACCGATAAAGGCCGCTAAAACACTAAATCCTGCCGATAGTAGTAATAGTGATCCGCTTTCCCAAGCTGAATAATAGCTATCTGCCACATATATTTTTACAATAATCTTAAGAACCACTATGAGTACTGTAATTAATATAAATAAAAAACTAATTACATTCTCAAATATCACCTCATAATATCTTTCTTTATCTGGTGAGTTTTGCTCCTTAACTGCACTAAGTAACCACGCTTGTATAAAAACTCCAGATATTGTAGTAATAATTGCAGGAACTTTATTTGCCACTGCATAAATAGCATTAGCATCTGCCCCCATATTCCAGAGAATTATATATCTATCTGAAGCATTAGTTATCCACCAAAATAGGGCATTTGGTATTAAAAACATACTATATCTTAACATCTCAAAAATATATATTGAGTTTTCTTTTTTGAAAATTTTATAAGTTAGAAAAGTAAACGCTTTAATTCTTATTGAAAAATATAGTATTGCAGATAAATATCCTGTACAAAGTGATATTAAATATCCTTCTATTCCCAAATTTAGAACTGCAATTGTATAAATACTGAGAGCTGTTGATATAAATACATACAATATATTCCCAAAAATGAAATCTTTTATCTTTTCCATGCCTCTGGTAAATTCACTTAATAAAACATATATAATATTTGCTGTGAATAATAACAGGAGCAATTTTTGATATGCTTCAATAAATTTAACTACTGTAAAAAATCTTGATGCTACGAAAAACAATGCCAGATTTATACATATTATAAAAAAAGCATACGAAAATATTAGTTCTCTATCTTTATTTTTTTCTAGAGTGAATCTTAATACAGCTTGATGAATAGATAATGTTATGATTGGCAATAACAAGTTCATACTTGTAGTAAAGATATCAATCATACCATAGTCTTCTTTCGTTAATACATACGTATAAAATGGTACCATCAAAAATGATATCAATTTTGTGCTAATCATTGATATACTATATAAATATGTGTTTTTCATCAAATATTTTGTGTTACTATTCATAGAAATCCTTCTTTAACATAGATTTATATCCAAAATCACTAGCGTTGCATAAATAAAAACCAAATTTGTCAACCCTGAAAAACAGTTGAAAACTGAAAGAAAAACGTCGAAAAACCCTGATTTAACAAGAAAAATCCCTTATAATAGAGATATAGGGTAGTCCTTGCCCAAATCTCTAAAATAAGGGAGATCCATATATGGGATAAGGATACCAAAATAGCCACATTTTTCAACTGTTTGAACCCATCTTAAATGGACAATATGTTGCGATTATCCTCCGAGATACATTACCTACCATGTTCTCATCTGCTGCTTTATCTTTTGGTTTTGCGGCCCTAGCCGGGATAAGGGTTGTCCCATAGTGCCGTGCCATCTCCTGATAACTTTTGTTTAATACAGGGTCAACAAGATCCGGCTTAGTAACTGCAGTCTTGGTATTGTCAGGAATGGTGACTTTCGGAACGCCTTTAAAGAATTCAAATGCTCTAACATGTGCATCAATCCAACTTGGTGCTTTCATATCCCCGAAGGCATATACAAAAGGATAGCTGCTTGCCGGAAGCACAGCGACAAATATGTACGCACATCTTTTTTCTCCTGTAGATGTCTCTACATAGGACATTGTCTGACCCGCCCAATCGACTTCAATTTCCTCACCGGCTTTATGTTCTTTACGCATTGAGAGGTTATTATTCTTTTTGAATTTCCTGTATCGCTCACAAAATTGGGTGTACATGACCCCATCCCGATGTTTTTCTTTATACTCCTCCCAAAGAAGCATCAGCGTAACGCCTTTTTTCTTCATTTCACGAAAGGTATAATCCATATCGGGTTCAGGGGGAGAGGTCATTTTTTCCGTTGGAGGGTATAATGCTGACATCAATTGTTTGTCACTAAGCTCAACCGGCCAAGTGATCCCAGCTTTTTTGGCCCTCCCGAGTAGCTCTGAAACTGTGGTCTTGCCGCAGTTATTTGCTTTGCCTATTTCTCTTAAAGATAGTCCGGTTTCGTACTTCAGTCTTAAAATTTCTCTTACTTTTAGCATCTCCAGTCTCCTCATCGTCTGGCCCCCCCTTAATCTATCTGATTAAAAGAGTACCAGTTTTTTTATTTAATCGACAAGGTGTCCGGATGTGCCGTTATGCTGTCCGGATGTTTCCGGAATGGGTGTCCGGATACGGCCGAAATACGCATAAAAAGTTTATCACAAGCTGAGCTATCAATATTATTCCATGTCAAAAGGTTTCCAATAGCTTCTCGACTTTCCCATATCATATGTCCTTCAAATGAAAATAATGGATGCAATTCTTCGCCTAGAACATTATAGCGCCCACACATTGCTATTTGGGAACTGTTTTCTTTACAAGCTTCAAGGAGTTTTTCATACATATCAGATTCAATAAAATCATCACTATCAACAAAACCAATATACTCTCCTTGCGCAACCTCTAACCCAGCATTTCTTGCATCTGATAATCCACCATTTTTTTTATGAATTACTTTAATACGACTATCTATTAAGGCATACTCGTCACATATTTTCCCACTTTGATCAGGAGAGCCATCATCAACCAAAATTAACTCAAACTCTTTAAAGGTTTGAGCCAAAATACTATCTATGCATCTATGAATATACTCTTCTACATTATAAACTGGTACAATTACACTTATTATTGGCATCATTTCTCTCCCTTCAACTTCTTTTAGAAACTATTTCTTCATATATTTCAAGTAATTTTCTATTATTATATTCTCTATCATGAGTTCTTAACGCACGTGCTCTGGAATTATTAGATAGCTTTATAGCTAAATCTTCATTTTCAAAAATCTCGCAAACATAATAAGCTAACATATATGGAGCATCGTGCTGATATAAAAACCCCTCTTCTTTGTCTACTAACATGTCTGGAATGCCTCCAACTAATGAGGCTACACTTGGAACACCTAGTATCATCGCTTCTCCTAATGAATTAGGGCTATTCTCGATTGAAGAAGGACAAACAAATACATGAGACTTTAAATATCTATGACACATACTTATCTCATCTAGCGGTCCAGTAAAAATAGTATTTTTTTCTAATGCTAGTTTTTTTATCATCTTCTTTATATACTTACCATAATAAGTCATCAATAACTGATCTTTTATGGTGTCTGATTTTGTTATATCTTTTCCACTTATATATACTTTCGCATTAGGATACTTTTTCAATATCAATGGCATTGCTTCTAACATATAGTGTAACCCCTTAATTGGGTATTGTCCTTGACTTAAAAAGATCGAGTGTTTTTCACAATCGTTGAGATTCCATTGGTGCTTATAAAATTGTTCTCTAAGCGTTTCATTACAAAAATGATACTTAGCTTCTGGATTTATTTGGTTTATACAGGCTTTATCCCATGTTGTTCGGCCAATAATATGATTTGTCTTTTTTAAAGCCTCGATCTCATTTTTCCCTCTATTTTTGAAAAGTCTTTTTAATCCACTCACATTATCTTTTCTTAAAATATTTCTAAATGTTTTACCATAAACAGCATGTACAGGCAAGTTAGAATACATATGTTTTTCTATTATTGATACTAATCCTTGAATGGATATTACTGTTTTTGTATTTAATTCATTACAGGTATTAACCATAGATAGAGTATGTGGTATCTCAGTTCCATAGATATGGACAATATCTGGCTTTAATTTATTTAATAATGTTTCGAATGATTCATTATATTCAATAACTTTATTGTCGGTTTCTTTAACTGGGATAAACGGGTAGTAGTTTATCTTTTCTCCTTTTAGTTCTTTGAATTTACTATCCTTATTACTTGGAAATGCTATAGATAGTTCTATACCTTCCTTATTTGCTAAATCTTTTGATGCATTTATTAACCAACCACCAAATGGCGATGGTTTCTCCCCCATTAATTGACTTGCTTCTGGTAATGGTATATTAATTGACCATAAGATATTCATCATGCCTCACCTACAATATTATTATTTTAAAAATTAAACTCTCCTATCTCATTTTTGTTGAAAGAAAAATAAAACGGTGTAACAAGTGGAAAGAACCATATATTTTGACTACTTAAGGTAATTACTAGGATGATAAATAATACTTTCTGATTTTTGATTAATCTAAGTAACTGAAAAATTATAAATATAAACAATGGATATCCATACCTAATAAAAATCTGTCCAAACGAATCCCACGGAGGCGTAGTTACGTTTCTATAATAAATGTCAAAACCACTATTACCCATTCCCATGAAATAGTTCTTTCCTTCATTAAAGGCATGTAATAGAGGTTGCAACCTAATCTCAAATGCAAAACTTCCAAATAGCTTATACCTAAATTGGTATATAAGCTCCTCTAAAATTAATCCTCCGAAGATTAGCACTGATGATAATATCAAAACCCTAGCTTTCTTATCTTCTATAAATAACTTAAACGTTACTGCCATGAAAATTAAAATTCCAGCCGTAGATCTAGTTGTTATTATAGCCAAAGCATAAATTCCAATCCTAAATAAGCTAATTTTTTTATTAGTCTTTAAATATGCATAAATTCCTAGATTTGCAATGAACTGAAATGCACCTGGTTCCCATGCTATACCTGCATTCCTTTTTAAAATGCCATTTGGCCCATTCGTTAATACATTGAAAATATAAGCGGTTCTATGTGTTGTATGATAGTAGTTATATGAAGGCAAATAAGTTACTAAATTAGGAATAAAAGTATATATTAATACACCTATTAAAGAAAACACGGCTAAAACAATTATTATTTTGTCCAAAAGATAATAGAATCTAGTTAATGTATACTTTTCACTGATAACATAACCTAAAAGTATACACATAGGAAAATATAGATTTAATATGTTCATTTGCGATATTGAAGATATATTTCTTAAATCCAAAGCTAAGCTTAAGGTAAAAATTGCGATAAATATTCCTAGTGTAATGATTTTATTTTTTCTAAATTTTAGCAGATATTTAAAATTTACTACTAAAAGCATCAATACTAATGCTGCTTTAATAGGTTGTGATAACAGCGGAGAGAAACTCGCTAGAATTAAAATTGTGATTTCTATATATGCATTTCTGTTATTCATTGTTAATCTCCCCATTATAAATATATAGTCAAAATTTTACTTTTCCCAAACAACTCTATTCACATAATCTGTGTAAGATAAAATAATTCTCAACACTTTATCAGACACATTAGCCATACTATAATCTGCAACCAACCTCAATGTGTCTTTCTCTTGTGTTTCAAGTATTTTTAGCCCTTGAAAAATTCTCTCCTTTTTAAGTCCTACCATCATCACTGATGCCTCTTCCATCGCTTCAGGTCGCTCATGAGCTTGTCTAATATTCAGTGCTTTAAATCCAACAATTGAAGACTCTTCACTGATTGTTCCACTGTCACTCAAAACAGCTTTAGCATACTTCTGAAGTTTCACATAATCATTGAATCCAAGAGGTTTCATTGTCTTAACTAATGGATTGAACTCAATGCCTTTAGCTTCAATCATTTTTCTTGTTCTTGGGTGTGTGCTTACAATCAACGGCATCTGATATTTTTCGGCTATCGTGTTTAAACTCTCTACAAGATCTATAAAGTTTTGCTTAGAACTTATGTTTTCTTCTCGATGAGCAGACACAACAAAATATTTACCCTCTTCTAATCCTAATCTTTCAAGAACATCTGACTTCTCGATATCTTCTTTTCTAGAATTAAGAACCTCAAACATCGGGCTACCAGTCTTAATTACTCTATCTGCAGAAAGGCCTTCTCTTAAGAGATAATCTCTAGCAATATCGCTATAAGTTAAATTGATATCTGCAATGTGGTCGACAATCTTTCTATTGGTTTCTTCTGGTACTCTTTGGTCAAAACATCTATTTCCTGCTTCCATATGGAATATCGGTATATGTCTTCTTTTTGCTGCTATCGTACATAAACAACTATTGGTATCTCCAAGGACCAAGAAGACATCTGGTTTTACCTCTTCCATAATCGGGTCTATTTTAATAAGGATATTCCCTATAGTTTCCACTGCTGTTCCGGTAGCTGCATTAAGGAAATAATCCGGTTTTTTCAAATTGAAGTCTTTAAAGAACACTTCATTTAATTCGTAATCATAATTCTGCCCTGTGTGTACAAGGATGTGTTCTATTGCTTCTGATTCTTCTAATTTATTGATAGTAGCTGACAGTCTAATAATCTCTGGCCTGGTTCCAACGACTGTCATCACTTTTAGTTTCTTCATCTATTAAACCTCCAAGTAATAAGTGTCCGGCTTTTCCGGGTCAAACGGTTCATTGGCCCACATGATGGTAACCATGTCGGTATTTCCAAGATTCTCAATGTTGTGTGTGTAGCCAGTTGGTATATCAACAACTTCCATCTTGTCACCACTTACGAAATACTCTAGTACTTCATCTGAATCAATCTTCCTAAATCGAATGACACCTTTACCACTTACAACTAGGAACTTCTCATTCTTGGTATGGTGCCAATGGTTACCTTTTGTAATTCCGGGCTTTGAGATATTAATCGAAACTTGTCCACGGTCAGGCGTTTTGATGACCTCGGTGAAAGACCCTCTCTGATCCACATTCATCTTTAAGTCATAACTAAACTCGTCTTCTGGTAAATAGCTTAGAAATGTGCTATAGAGCTTTTTTGTAAACGCATCAGACATATTTGGAACTGACCTATCTTCTCTACTTTTCCTAAACGAATAAATTAATTCTACTATTTCACCAAGTGTTATAGTATGTACCACAGAAACTTCACAGAATGAATCTACTTTGTTTTCATTTCCTTCTAATGCATTAATCAATTCATTAACTACATCATCTATATAAACAAGATTCATCACTACACTCGGATCATTCACTTTAATAGGTAAGTCATGAGCAATATTATGACAGAACGTCGCCACTGCACTGTTATAGTTTGGTCTGCACCACTTCCCGAAAACATTAGGAAATCTATACACAAGCACTTTTGCACCAGTTTCTTTACCATATGCAGACAAAAGATCTTCCCCTGCTTTCTTACTTTCACCATAAGGATTATCTAACTCAGCTTGAATAGAAGACGAAATCATCACCGGGCGGGTGTTATTATGTTTCTTAAGAGAATCTAATAGATCGGAGGTAAAACCAAAGTTGCCTTCCATAAACTCAGATTGTTCTTTTGGACGGTTAACTCCCGCGAGATGAAACACAAAGTCAGCCTCTTTACAATACTCATCAAGTAGAGAAGAATCTGTATCTCGATCATATTCAAAAATCTCAGTGTATTTTCTATTTCTGAGCTCTGCTATTAAGTTTTTTCCTATGAAGCCCTTTGCCCCAGTGACTAAAATCTTCATTATCTATCCCAACTTTCCAATTGTTCTCTTACATAATCAAGCTGAAGTAGCTTTTCTTTAATCTGCTCTATGTTAAGCCTTTCTGTATTATGAGAATTGTACTCATCTTCAGAGGATAGCTTTTGATCTCCTTCAACGAAGTATTTGTCATAGTTTAGATCCCTCTTATCAGCAGGTACTTTATAGAACCCCCCCATGTCCTTAGATACAACATGTTCTTCCTTTGTAAGGAGCGTTTCATAAAGCTTCTCTCCATGACGAGTACCGATTACTTTGATTTCATTGTCTGCATTAAATATTTCTTTAACTGCTTTAGCTAAATCTCCGATAGTTGATGCTGGGGATTTCTGAACCATAATATCTCCGGCTTCAGCATTTTGAAATGCAAACACAACAAGTTCAACCGCTTCTTCTAAACTCATCAAGAATCTTGTCATATTAGTATCTGTAACTGTCAAAGCTTGTCCACTCTTAATCTGATCAATAAACAACGGAATTACTGAACCTCTTGAAGCCATTACATTACCATATCTCGTACCACAGATAAGTGTTCTTTCTGAATCAACTGTCTTAGATTTTGCAACAAATACTTTCTCCATCATAGCTTTCGAGATTCCCATAGCGTTAATAGGATAAGCTGCCTTGTCAGTTGAAAGACAGATAACTTTTTTGACTCCCATCTCGATTGCACCTGTAAGTACATTATCTGTGCCAAGCACATTGGTCTTCACTGCTTCAAGTGGAAAGAACTCACAAGAAGGTACTTGCTTAAGAGCAGCTGCATGAAAAATATAATCTACTCCATGCATAGCATTTTTAACGCTTGAAAGATCTCTAACATCTCCAATATAAAACTTCAATTTATCATTCTTATAAATCTTTCTCATATCATCTTGTTTCTTCTCATCACGAGAAAAAATTCGGACTTCTTTGATATCTGTATCAAGGAATCTTTTCATAACTGCATTCCCAAAAGATCCTGTTCCACCTGTAATTAATAAAGTTTTATCTTTAAACATTCTCTATCTACTCCTACTCTCTTGAATCATCTCAATTATTTTTTGGCTTGCTGAAATGTTATTTTTCTCATTCAGCACATAAGTTCTAGCTCTATCTCCAAATTCACTTCTGCTATCTTCATCCATTAACAAAATTTCTTCAATTTTTTTAGTAAAGCTATCTATCGAATCATCTTCAACATAGTGAAAATACTTATCATATTCATCAGGTATTCCATCTAGTTTATATGCAATTACAGGTCTGCCTGTTAATAGATACTCCATATTCTTTGATGGGAATGAATACTTAGTAAATTCTTCATTATTCTGTCTAGGGTTTACTAGTACAGTTGCTCTTTTTTGGAGCTTAACTGCTTCTGTATTTGGTAATTGGCCTAAAAAAATAACCCTTTCATCTTTAGCGGCATAACTCTTAATAATTTCTTCTGAGTCTCCTCTACCACATATTTTGAGATGAGCATTTTTGATATTTATATTGTGGAAGGCCTCAACTAAGCTTACTACACCGAATTTCTTGTTTAGTGTGCCTGTATAAACCACAGTCATACTATCTGTACTTTTGATATCATCAGTTGGTTCTTCATTATTGCTGCTCTCTATATTTACAACTCCCTCAACAACAACATAGGGTCTCTCTCCTACGTTTAACATTTTTTTCATTGGATCAGTCAGTAAGACAAAGGAGTCTACAAATTTCGAATTCTTTTCAAAAATATCTATATCGATTTTCTTTAATCTATCGTAAATTAAAGTTCGTTTGTCATTCAGATTCATAAATTGAGGTAAGTCTGGAACAACTAGACATATGTGTATAGTTGGATCAATTTTTTTTGCATAAACTGCTGCTTGTAAAAACGGAGTGTGAGGAGA is part of the Metallumcola ferriviriculae genome and harbors:
- a CDS encoding radical SAM protein, which codes for MKKIARTLLHDYPYIARFLLYASQSIKYNTKYLTKIIKEKIKRVIRKLQSNKPRVLQFPITYKCNFDCVMCGMQKMSQQRDMDIEDVDKILSNNLFSNVRSIGTNGGEPFVVKDIENYIKTIINRLPKLRNIFIITNGYLTERILNKLEIIKKECEMNNIKLTVSISVDGIGTMQDKMRGRKNIFNSIENTCISISNAPGKYCDNFGVLCTITKVNIEKINEVDYWAEKNKIDISYNIATIHKRLFNEDRFNHFSVLTDEHFKTLATEWFYYKFRRTNSEKYYSIYRYLLDGKRIAKCDYQVDGITLMPNGDISYCATQSKVIGNSINKPADIIFESNLDYRNRLVSKECNNCSHYSGSVAVEYYKEYVDDIIRKPFKYRI
- a CDS encoding lipopolysaccharide biosynthesis protein, which encodes MNSNTKYLMKNTYLYSISMISTKLISFLMVPFYTYVLTKEDYGMIDIFTTSMNLLLPIITLSIHQAVLRFTLEKNKDRELIFSYAFFIICINLALFFVASRFFTVVKFIEAYQKLLLLLFTANIIYVLLSEFTRGMEKIKDFIFGNILYVFISTALSIYTIAVLNLGIEGYLISLCTGYLSAILYFSIRIKAFTFLTYKIFKKENSIYIFEMLRYSMFLIPNALFWWITNASDRYIILWNMGADANAIYAVANKVPAIITTISGVFIQAWLLSAVKEQNSPDKERYYEVIFENVISFLFILITVLIVVLKIIVKIYVADSYYSAWESGSLLLLSAGFSVLAAFIGNNYIVAKKNLGNMLSTLSGAILNIGLNIMLIPKYGLVGAGFSTYASYLVVVIYRIIDTKKFKSSRKFFEFSSKNIISWLLLQIQVFIISRSDNLISNLSVLIMLGIIFLNKRFLTTIIFFIKNFIKREKKT
- the istA gene encoding IS21 family transposase codes for the protein MRRLEMLKVREILRLKYETGLSLREIGKANNCGKTTVSELLGRAKKAGITWPVELSDKQLMSALYPPTEKMTSPPEPDMDYTFREMKKKGVTLMLLWEEYKEKHRDGVMYTQFCERYRKFKKNNNLSMRKEHKAGEEIEVDWAGQTMSYVETSTGEKRCAYIFVAVLPASSYPFVYAFGDMKAPSWIDAHVRAFEFFKGVPKVTIPDNTKTAVTKPDLVDPVLNKSYQEMARHYGTTLIPARAAKPKDKAADENMVGNVSRRIIATYCPFKMGSNS
- a CDS encoding glycosyltransferase family 4 protein; protein product: MMNILWSINIPLPEASQLMGEKPSPFGGWLINASKDLANKEGIELSIAFPSNKDSKFKELKGEKINYYPFIPVKETDNKVIEYNESFETLLNKLKPDIVHIYGTEIPHTLSMVNTCNELNTKTVISIQGLVSIIEKHMYSNLPVHAVYGKTFRNILRKDNVSGLKRLFKNRGKNEIEALKKTNHIIGRTTWDKACINQINPEAKYHFCNETLREQFYKHQWNLNDCEKHSIFLSQGQYPIKGLHYMLEAMPLILKKYPNAKVYISGKDITKSDTIKDQLLMTYYGKYIKKMIKKLALEKNTIFTGPLDEISMCHRYLKSHVFVCPSSIENSPNSLGEAMILGVPSVASLVGGIPDMLVDKEEGFLYQHDAPYMLAYYVCEIFENEDLAIKLSNNSRARALRTHDREYNNRKLLEIYEEIVSKRS
- the wecB gene encoding non-hydrolyzing UDP-N-acetylglucosamine 2-epimerase — its product is MKKLKVMTVVGTRPEIIRLSATINKLEESEAIEHILVHTGQNYDYELNEVFFKDFNLKKPDYFLNAATGTAVETIGNILIKIDPIMEEVKPDVFLVLGDTNSCLCTIAAKRRHIPIFHMEAGNRCFDQRVPEETNRKIVDHIADINLTYSDIARDYLLREGLSADRVIKTGSPMFEVLNSRKEDIEKSDVLERLGLEEGKYFVVSAHREENISSKQNFIDLVESLNTIAEKYQMPLIVSTHPRTRKMIEAKGIEFNPLVKTMKPLGFNDYVKLQKYAKAVLSDSGTISEESSIVGFKALNIRQAHERPEAMEEASVMMVGLKKERIFQGLKILETQEKDTLRLVADYSMANVSDKVLRIILSYTDYVNRVVWEK
- a CDS encoding capsular polysaccharide biosynthesis protein CapF, whose amino-acid sequence is MKILVTGAKGFIGKNLIAELRNRKYTEIFEYDRDTDSSLLDEYCKEADFVFHLAGVNRPKEQSEFMEGNFGFTSDLLDSLKKHNNTRPVMISSSIQAELDNPYGESKKAGEDLLSAYGKETGAKVLVYRFPNVFGKWCRPNYNSAVATFCHNIAHDLPIKVNDPSVVMNLVYIDDVVNELINALEGNENKVDSFCEVSVVHTITLGEIVELIYSFRKSREDRSVPNMSDAFTKKLYSTFLSYLPEDEFSYDLKMNVDQRGSFTEVIKTPDRGQVSINISKPGITKGNHWHHTKNEKFLVVSGKGVIRFRKIDSDEVLEYFVSGDKMEVVDIPTGYTHNIENLGNTDMVTIMWANEPFDPEKPDTYYLEV
- a CDS encoding polysaccharide biosynthesis protein; protein product: MFKDKTLLITGGTGSFGNAVMKRFLDTDIKEVRIFSRDEKKQDDMRKIYKNDKLKFYIGDVRDLSSVKNAMHGVDYIFHAAALKQVPSCEFFPLEAVKTNVLGTDNVLTGAIEMGVKKVICLSTDKAAYPINAMGISKAMMEKVFVAKSKTVDSERTLICGTRYGNVMASRGSVIPLFIDQIKSGQALTVTDTNMTRFLMSLEEAVELVVFAFQNAEAGDIMVQKSPASTIGDLAKAVKEIFNADNEIKVIGTRHGEKLYETLLTKEEHVVSKDMGGFYKVPADKRDLNYDKYFVEGDQKLSSEDEYNSHNTERLNIEQIKEKLLQLDYVREQLESWDR
- a CDS encoding glycosyltransferase; its protein translation is MNVLFLGGVFDNTIENEILKKSKGTVHYAANKLQWNLIDGLLAINNLNLEILSAPFIGTFPKEYEDIQYKGQKSIYKNVVESNYVGFNNIWGYRSISRKSNLIKGIKSFATNRVDNKVIFIYSPHTPFLQAAVYAKKIDPTIHICLVVPDLPQFMNLNDKRTLIYDRLKKIDIDIFEKNSKFVDSFVLLTDPMKKMLNVGERPYVVVEGVVNIESSNNEEPTDDIKSTDSMTVVYTGTLNKKFGVVSLVEAFHNINIKNAHLKICGRGDSEEIIKSYAAKDERVIFLGQLPNTEAVKLQKRATVLVNPRQNNEEFTKYSFPSKNMEYLLTGRPVIAYKLDGIPDEYDKYFHYVEDDSIDSFTKKIEEILLMDEDSRSEFGDRARTYVLNEKNNISASQKIIEMIQESRSR